From the Psilocybe cubensis strain MGC-MH-2018 chromosome 9, whole genome shotgun sequence genome, one window contains:
- a CDS encoding putative serine/threonine-protein kinase ndrA: MFRSCISAKHHTRTTDVETRMPRARPLSKFRASISGLFVKGTEIGTVNETSTALQAFDRPPHSQHVINITAIIDAEVLKGLQEIFEALHDPSILDARRHQRYNLNPLVISVFAETPIPNIVDILRPRCRRTQTIYEIPALTLLTSSLDSTAQTPVPAITQSESKALVPATITHEPRVMKTSDFQIIRYLGEGTSGKVYYVKDQISKAKVALKVVSKARKNDYTLSIVLLEREISEKLSDSPWFVKLWASWHDDTNLYIAMTAYPTDLDSEMIRCNVIEPQRARFYMAEIIIALTELHSRGIIHRDIKSPNILIDREGHIVLADFGLSKDFGEKPTIAERIYQPYWPYLRDENATSETEPRDPEELFFVAWDYRGSELEMAPEVHLRQPYSFGVDFWSAAVVLFWMLTGRPPFYDYEEEYEDEGEEDVKPLACKIAEDPLYWDPNDNVDEDTIDFLERMLAKNPKKRLMISYEMPNHPYFAGINWTLMEERKVPPPWVPQSEISHVYEPTTPNFEPGIPYKDEESDPYPEFNYISEEARTRFSTYDVNDDSEDDSDGSFDTVSDVEIMRMGSYEDLLFGRESSSAPTTPDRCGHDLQVDKEKTGSLVDTALHNPGWDVTIITPPSTRPCGPGPKLWLKPQDFAKLSTIIAPPALPAISSPPVSAHFSLETPTLNISVKLCMSTPSQDCVQDSTVALPCQPLPQDKPSSHGSGIFSRLRSWLTSLWAPTGNRS, from the exons ATGTTTCGATCATGTATCAGCGCCAAACACCACACTCGCACAACGGATGTGGAGACCCGTATGCCACGAGCACGACCTCTCAGTAAGTTTCGGGCATCCATCTCAGGTCTCTTTGTTAAAGGAACGGAGATTGGGACT GTCAATGAAACCTCAACCGCTCTCCAAGCTTTCGACCGGCCCCCCCATTCCCAACATGTCATAAATATCACTGCCATCATT GATGCAGAAGTCCTGAAAGGACTTCAAGAAATATTCGAGGCCCTTCATGATCCCTCTATCCTCGACGCCCGGAGGCATCAACGTTACAATTTAAATCCCCTCGTCATTTCCGTCTTCGCAGAAACGCCTATTCCC AACATCGTCGACATCCTCCGGCCTCGCTGTCGCCGCACCCAGACTATATACGAGATTCCTGCGTTGACTCTCCTTACCTCGTCTTTGGATTCAACTGCTCAAACGCCTGTTCCGGCCATTACCCAGTCAGAGTCAAAGGCATTGGTCCCAGCTACTATCACCCATGAGCCGAGAGTTATGAAAACCAGTGACTTTCAGATCATCCGATACCTTGGAGAAGGAACAAGCGGGAAAGTTTATTATGTCAAGGATCAAATTTCCAAAGCCAAGGTCGCTCTCAAGGTTGTTTCGAAGGCCAGAAAGAATGACTACACCCTCAGCATCGTACTGTTGGAACGTGAAATTTCGGAAAAGCTTTCTGATTCTCCATGGTTTGTTAAACTTTGGGCATCGTGGCACGATGATACCAATCTATATATCGCCATG ACTGCGTATCCTACGGATTTGGACAGTGAGATGATTAGATGCAACGTCATAGAACCACAGAGAGCGCGCTTCTATATGGCTGAGATT ATCATCGCTCTGACCGAGTTGCACTCACGAGGAATCATCCATCGTGACATCAAGTCTCCCAATATTCTGATTGATCGCGAAGGTCACATCGTCCTCGCTGACTTTGGACTGTCTAAGGATTTTGGAGAGAAGCCGACCATTGCTGAGCGTATCTACCAGCCTTATTGGCCCTACCTACGAGATGAGAACGCTACCTCGGAGACGGAGCCTAGAGACCCGGAAGAACTATTCTTCGTGGCCTGGGATTATCGTGGATCGGAACTCGAGATGGCACCAGAGGTTCACCTACGACAGCCCTATTCGTTCGGGGTAGATTTCTGGTCAGCCGCGGTAGTTCTGTTTTGGATGCTGACAGGAAGG CCTCCCTTCTATGATTACGAAGAAGAATACGAGGatgagggagaggaggacgTCAAGCCTCTTGCATGTAAGATTGCGGAGGACCCTCTTTATTGGGATCCAAACGATAATGTCGATGAAGACACCATCGACTTTCTTGAAAGG ATGTTAGCTAAAAACCCGAAGAAGAGGTTAATGATATCCTATGAGATGCCTAATCACCCCTACTTTGCTGGAAT TAATTGGACTCTCATGGAAGAGCGCAAGGTTCCTCCTCCCTGGGTGCCACAAAGCGAGATCAGCCACGTCTACGAGCCAACCACACCCAACTTCGAGCCTGGTATTCCATACAAAGACGAGGAATCGGATCCTTACCCGGAGTTCAACTATATCTCAGAGGAAGCAAGGACACGCTTCTCAACCTACGACGTCAATGACGACTCAGAAGATGACTCCGACGGCAGCTTCGATACAGTATCGGATGTGGAGATCATGCGCATGGGAAGCTACGAGGACCTTCTGTTTGGACGGGAGTCATCCAGTGCGCCAACGACCCCAGACCGATGCGGCCACGACCTTCAagttgacaaagaaaaaactgGTTCCCTCGTTGATACCGCCCTGCACAATCCTGGATGGGACGTTACCATTATCACACCACCATCTACAAGGCCGTGTGGTCCAGGTCCCAAACTATGGCTTAAGCCTCAAGACTTCGCAAAGTTAAGCACCATCATTGCCCCGCCTGCACTCCCTGCCATTTCTTCCCCTCCTGTTTCTGCACACTTTTCTTTGGAAACCCCAACTCTAAATATCAGTGTCAAGCTTTGCATGTCCACGCCTTCCCAGGATTGCGTTCAGGATTCAACGGTCGCCCTTCCTTGTCAGCCTCTCCCTCAAGATAAGCCATCTTCTCATGGATCCGGTATTTTTTCACGCCTTCGGTCATGGCTGACTAGCCTATGGGCTCCCACTGGCAACCGCTCATAG
- a CDS encoding (+)-neomenthol dehydrogenase: MSKVILVTGSNSSIGFELVRILAEKGHTVYLSARNEEAGLEAQKILHAKGLTNVKFVLLDIRDTASIERAKNTIEEAEGRLDALVNNAAISRNDTLRRASELDIAVFKDIMETNFVGLVQTTTAFVPLLRKSSDPSIVNVSSGLGSSTYQTRRGQPTLFTAYAVSKAAVNSYTVNLSQDLEKEGFKVNAVCPGLVSSRLNNFIEGGKSLEAGAQAIEPFVLLDKDGPTGKFYSQGVEMEW; this comes from the exons ATGTCAAAGGTTATACTGGTAACCG GGAGTAACTCGAGCATAGGGTTTGAGTTGGTTCGCATTCTTGCCGAAAAGGGCCATACCGTATACTTGAGTGCCAGGAATGAAGAGGCTGGCTTGGAGGCTCA AAAGATACTTCATGCAAAGGGACTAACCAATGTCAAGTTTGTATTGTTGGATATTCGAGACACCGCGTCGATCGAGCGTGCAAAAAATACGATCGAAGAGGCCGAAGGCAGGCTGGACGCACTTGTAAACAACGCTGCAATATCCAGAAACGACACACTTCGGCGCGCATCCGAGCTCGACATTGCCGTCTTTAAAGACATAATGGAGACAAATTTTGTAGGTCTGGTCCAAACAACAACGGCATTTGTCCCTCTCTTGCGCAAATCGTCGGATCCCAGCATCGTGAACGTGTCTAGTGGGCTGGGGTCTTCAACGTACCAAACCCGCAGGGGACAACCGACACTGTTCACTGCTTATGCGGTCAGCAAGGCAGCTGTCAACTCGTACACGGTCAATCTATCTCAAGATTTAGAGAAGGAAGGCTTCAAGGTCAACGCCGTCTGCCCCGGCCTTGTATCTTCAAGATTGAATAATTTCATCGAGGGTGGCAAGTCATTGGAAGCGGGAGCGCAGGCAATAGAGCCATTTGTTCTCTTGGACAAAGACGGGCCAACCGGCAAGTTCTACAGTCAAGGAGTAGAGATGGAATGGTAG
- a CDS encoding Protein PLANT CADMIUM RESISTANCE 3 → MSRSYQQQPAATSGMVVAPGGGGNRNAKNMPVDADGREWSHGLCSCFSECGTCVVATCFPCVVYGKNKHRYEHLANKGTPHPERGGSCFSGSCMSHGIFSICGLGFLFQMGNRGHVRTRYNIKGGGCNDCCTSFFCSPCQLVQESRELELEEQSFGVQRY, encoded by the exons ATGTCTCGCAGttatcaacaacaacctgcCGCTACCTCTGGAATGGTCGTTGCtccaggaggaggaggaaacagaAACGCGAAGAACATGCCCGTCGATGCTGACGGCAGAGAATGGAGTCATGGCCTTTGCTCGTGCTTCAGCGAATGCGGAACAT GTGTTGTGGCAACCTGCTTCCCTTGTGTTGTCTATGGCAAGAACAAACACCGCTATGAGCACCTGGCCAACAAGGGCACACCCCACCCTGAACGCGGTGGATCCTGCTTTTCGGGTTCATGCATGTCGCACGGTATCTTCTCCATTTGCGGTCTCGGCTTCCTGTTCCAA ATGGGCAACCGTGGTCACGTCCGCACCCGCTACAACATCAAGGGCGGAGGATGCAACGACTGCTGCACATCCTTCTTTTGCTCTCCCTGCCAACTTGTTCAAGAGTCCCGggagctcgagctcgaggaGCAGAGCTTTGGTGTCCAGCGCTACTAG